Within Micromonospora parathelypteridis, the genomic segment AGCGCGATATCCAACCCGGGCGTCACGGCTGCCTGGCCTGGGCGTTCCTCACTCGGCGGATCCGTCGCGCAGTCGGCGCAGCACCCCGGACAGCTCAGGGCTGGGCCGATCGACGAGGAAGAGCTTGTCCCGACTGGCCGCGCCGGTACGCAGCGACACCGCCGCCGGCCGGACGCCCAGGGCAGCCGCGAGGGCCCGGCGGGCCGCCTCGGTCGCCCGACCGTCGACGGCCGGGTCGTGCACCGCGATTACGAGGGCGGGCCCGTGCGGACCGTCGAAGCGCCCACCCACCCGGTCCCGGGACGCGCCGGGCTTCACCCGCACCGCCACGGTGAGCGTGTCCTGCGTGGGCACCGGTGCCGCTTCAGATCGGCCGGGCGTCGGCGAGCAGGGCGGTGGCTGGCGCACAGTGCGCGCACGGAGTGAAACCAAGCTCGGCGGCCTCGGCCACCGGCAGCGACTCGGTGACCCG encodes:
- a CDS encoding DUF167 domain-containing protein, producing MPTQDTLTVAVRVKPGASRDRVGGRFDGPHGPALVIAVHDPAVDGRATEAARRALAAALGVRPAAVSLRTGAASRDKLFLVDRPSPELSGVLRRLRDGSAE